In Nitrosophilus alvini, the following are encoded in one genomic region:
- the trpA gene encoding tryptophan synthase subunit alpha, producing the protein MKKLVAYITSAYPDREFTVDLALSLKEAGADSIELGIPFSDPVADGPVIEEANVRALKKGFRVSDTLYISEKIAKEIDTLWMGYFNPFYHKGVEYFIDEAKRMGVSGFIIPDLPFEEAITYRPLFDKNDIALIDFVAPTDSEERVRTILKDSKKFIYMVAYTGITGAGKSEDLASLIEWVRQTTDTPLYIGFGVNEKTAKEKSRGVDGVIVGSAFVKVLLRDDLTSSEKINKINALAKEIKESINS; encoded by the coding sequence TTGAAAAAGTTGGTAGCGTATATCACTTCAGCCTATCCGGATAGAGAATTTACCGTAGATTTGGCACTCTCATTGAAAGAGGCCGGAGCAGACAGCATAGAGTTGGGTATCCCCTTTTCAGACCCGGTAGCAGACGGTCCTGTTATAGAAGAAGCAAATGTAAGAGCACTCAAAAAGGGATTCAGAGTTTCGGATACACTCTATATTTCAGAGAAAATAGCAAAAGAGATAGATACCCTGTGGATGGGATATTTCAACCCGTTTTACCATAAAGGTGTTGAATATTTCATAGATGAAGCCAAAAGAATGGGCGTGAGCGGATTTATAATTCCTGATCTACCGTTTGAGGAAGCTATAACATATCGTCCGCTATTTGATAAAAACGATATCGCTCTTATAGATTTTGTAGCGCCTACTGACTCTGAAGAGCGGGTAAGGACTATTTTGAAAGATTCCAAAAAGTTTATCTATATGGTGGCTTATACAGGTATAACGGGAGCAGGCAAAAGTGAAGATCTCGCCTCTTTGATAGAATGGGTCAGGCAGACTACCGATACCCCTCTTTATATAGGTTTCGGTGTAAATGAAAAAACGGCAAAAGAGAAGTCCAGAGGGGTTGACGGAGTGATCGTCGGAAGTGCCTTTGTTAAGGTTCTTTTAAGAGACGACTTGACAAGCAGTGAAAAAATCAATAAAATAAATGCACTTGCCAAAGAGATAAAAGAGAGTATCAACTCTTAG